A window of the Hypomesus transpacificus isolate Combined female chromosome 10, fHypTra1, whole genome shotgun sequence genome harbors these coding sequences:
- the fggy gene encoding FGGY carbohydrate kinase domain-containing protein isoform X1, whose translation MTAVGSVERYYVGVDVGTASVRAALVTRDGQVKTTAEEPISIWEPLSGHYVQSSTEIWARCCSTVKRVTQEVQRSQVRGIGFDATCSLVVLDQNFQPVAVNQDGEQERNVVLWMDHRSAEQASRITSYGHRVLRRVGGVMSPEMQPPKLLWLKENLRESCWKDAAHFFDLPDFLSWKATGSLARSLCTLVCKWTYCPIDGWDSSFWTDIGLEDLLENNHSKIGSLTCCPGSHVGEGLTQEAAAGLGLDRGTAVGASLIDAHAGGLGVIGADVRGFRLPCEDQPITSRMAVICGTSSCHMAISQQPLFVPGVWGPYLSAMVPEMWLNEGGQSATGRLIDHVVKGHVAYTQLKEEATKRGENVYAYLNSHLGSMAKDQSSVDLLASSLHVWPDFHGNRSPLADPTLRGAVVGLSLSQTLGDLALLYLATVQAIALGTRHVLEAMRKAGHDITTLFLCGGLSKNPLFVQIHANATGLPVVLPAQTEAVLVGAAILGACASQDYSSIQEAMENMAKVGKVIQPSRDIQSFYQRKMKVFLRLFAHQREYTALMTE comes from the exons ATGACTGCTGTTGGTTCAGTGGAGAGGTACTACGTCGGAGTGGACGTGGGTACTGCCAGTGTGAGGGCCGCTCTGGTCACCAGGGATGGTCAGGTTAAAACCACGGCAGAGGAACCAATCAGCATCTGGGAGCCCCTCTCAGGTCATTATGTTCAGTCATCCACGGAGATCTGGGCTAGGTGTTGCAGCACTGTCAAA AGAGTGACCCAAGAAGTCCAGAGAAGCCAGGTCAGAGGGATTGGTTTTGATGCCACCTGCTCTCTTGTGGTCCTGGACCAGAACTTCCAGCCTGTGGCCGTCAACCAAGATG GTGAGCAGGAAAGGAATGTGGTGCTGTGGATGGATCATCGCTCTGCAGAGCAGGCATCTCGCATAACCAGCTATGGCCACAGGGTcctgaggagggtgggaggggtcatgTCACCAGAGATGCAACCCCCGAAGCTGCTTTGGCTcaaagag AATCTGAGGGAGAGCTGCTGGAAGGATGCGGCGCACTTCTTCGACCTTCCTGACTTCTTATCTTGGAAGGCTACGGGATCTTTGGCTAG GTCCTTATGCACTCTGGTGTGTAAGTGGACTTACTGCCCCATAGACGGATGGGATTCCAGTTTCTGGACAGACATCGGCCTGGAGGACCTGCTGGAAAACAACCATTCCAAAATAG GCAGCCTGACCTGCTGTCCAGGGAGCCATGTGGGGGAGGGCCTCACCCAGGAGGCTGCAGCCGGTCTGGGGCTGGACAGGGGCACTGCCGTGGGGGCCTCCCTCATAGATGCCCACGCTGGAGGCTTAG GCGTGATTGGTGCAGATGTACGAGGTTTCCGTCTGCCATGTGAGGACCAGCCAATCACATCGCGCATGGCTGTGATCTGTGGAACGTCGTCCTGCCACATGGCG ATCAGCCAGCAGCCTTTGTTTGTCCCTGGGGTTTGGGGACCCTACCTGTCGGCAATGGTGCCCGAAATGTGGCTTAATGAGGGAGGCCAGAGTGCCACAGGAAGACTG ATTGATCATGTAGTGAAGGGCCATGTGGCCTACACCCAGCTAAAGGAGGAGGCAACAAAAAG GGGGGAGAATGTTTATGCCTACCTGAACTCACACCTGGGCTCCATGGCCAAGGACCAGTCCTCAGTGGACCTGCTGGCCTCCAGCCTGCATGTGTGGCCAGACTTTCATGGGAACCGGTCGCCCCTGGCAGACCCTACTCTGAGGGGCgcg GTGGTGGGGCTGTCGCTGTCCCAAACCCTGGGTGACCTAGCCTTGCTGTATCTTGCTACTGTACAAGCCATTGCT CTTGGCACCAGACATGTCCTTGAGGCCATGAGGAAGGCAGGACATGACATCACAACCCTTTTCCTGTGTGGGGGGTTGAGTAAGAACCCTCTTTTTGTGCAGATTCATGCCAATGCTACAG GTTTGCCGGTGGTCCTTCCAGCCCAGACTGAAGCAGTGCTTGTGGGGGCAGCAATCTTAGGAGCCTGTGCCTCACAAGACTACAGTTCTATCCAA gaggccatggagaatatGGCTAAGGTGGGGAAAGTTATCCAGCCCTCCAGGGACATCCAGAG CTTCTACCAGAGGAAGATGAAGGTGTTCCTGCGTCTCTTTGCCCACCAGAGGGAGTACACAGCCCTCATGACGGAGTGA
- the prdx6 gene encoding peroxiredoxin-6, whose translation MPGLLLGDVFPDFDAETTTGKIQFHDFLGDSWGILFSHPRDYTPVCTTELGRAAKLSSEFTKRNVKMIALSIDNVEDHCGWSKDILAYNNEEPGCDLPFPIIADSQRELAVSLGMLDPDEKDKEGMPLTARCVFIIGPDKKLKLSLLYPATTGRNFDEILRVIDSLQLTAQKRVATPADWKPGDRVMVLPNIPEDEAASLFPAGVYKKDLPSGKKYLRYTPQP comes from the exons ATGCCAGGTCTCTTGCTAGGGGATGTGTTCCCTGATTTCGACGCCGAAACAACTACCGGCAAAATACAATTCCATGACTTCTTGGGTGACTC CTGGGGAATTCTGTTCTCCCACCCCCGTGACTACACCCCAGTGTGCACCACAGAGCTGGGTCGAGCTGCCAAGCTCAGTAGTGAGTTTACCAAGCGCAACGTCAAGATGATCGCCCTGTCAATCGACAATGTGGAGGACCACTGTGGCTGGAGCAAG GACATCCTGGCTTATAACAACGAGGAGCCTGGCTGTGACCTCCCCTTCCCTATCATAGCTGACAGTCAGAGGGAGCTGGCAGTGTCTCTAGGCATGCTGGACCCTGATGAGAAGGACAAGGAAGGCATGCCCCTCACAGCCCGCTGT GTGTTTATCATTGGTCCAGACAAGAAACTGAAGCTCTCCCTACTTTACCCAGCGACAACTGGACGCAACTTTGATGAGATTCTGAGAGTGATTGACTCCCTCCAGCTCACTGCACAGAAACGGGTAGCCACCCCTGCAGACTGGAAG CCTGGAGATCGTGTGATGGTTCTGCCCAACATCCCAGAGGACGaggctgcctctctctttcctgccgGGGTGTACAAGAAAGACCTGCCCTCAGGGAAGAAATACCTGCGCTACACACCCCAGCCATGA
- the fggy gene encoding FGGY carbohydrate kinase domain-containing protein isoform X2, translated as MTAVGSVERYYVGVDVGTASVRAALVTRDGQVKTTAEEPISIWEPLSGHYVQSSTEIWARCCSTVKRVTQEVQRSQVRGIGFDATCSLVVLDQNFQPVAVNQDGEQERNVVLWMDHRSAEQASRITSYGHRVLRRVGGVMSPEMQPPKLLWLKENLRESCWKDAAHFFDLPDFLSWKATGSLARSLCTLVCKWTYCPIDGWDSSFWTDIGLEDLLENNHSKIGSLTCCPGSHVGEGLTQEAAAGLGLDRGTAVGASLIDAHAGGLGVIGADVRGFRLPCEDQPITSRMAVICGTSSCHMAISQQPLFVPGVWGPYLSAMVPEMWLNEGGQSATGRLIDHVVKGHVAYTQLKEEATKRGENVYAYLNSHLGSMAKDQSSVDLLASSLHVWPDFHGNRSPLADPTLRGALGTRHVLEAMRKAGHDITTLFLCGGLSKNPLFVQIHANATGLPVVLPAQTEAVLVGAAILGACASQDYSSIQEAMENMAKVGKVIQPSRDIQSFYQRKMKVFLRLFAHQREYTALMTE; from the exons ATGACTGCTGTTGGTTCAGTGGAGAGGTACTACGTCGGAGTGGACGTGGGTACTGCCAGTGTGAGGGCCGCTCTGGTCACCAGGGATGGTCAGGTTAAAACCACGGCAGAGGAACCAATCAGCATCTGGGAGCCCCTCTCAGGTCATTATGTTCAGTCATCCACGGAGATCTGGGCTAGGTGTTGCAGCACTGTCAAA AGAGTGACCCAAGAAGTCCAGAGAAGCCAGGTCAGAGGGATTGGTTTTGATGCCACCTGCTCTCTTGTGGTCCTGGACCAGAACTTCCAGCCTGTGGCCGTCAACCAAGATG GTGAGCAGGAAAGGAATGTGGTGCTGTGGATGGATCATCGCTCTGCAGAGCAGGCATCTCGCATAACCAGCTATGGCCACAGGGTcctgaggagggtgggaggggtcatgTCACCAGAGATGCAACCCCCGAAGCTGCTTTGGCTcaaagag AATCTGAGGGAGAGCTGCTGGAAGGATGCGGCGCACTTCTTCGACCTTCCTGACTTCTTATCTTGGAAGGCTACGGGATCTTTGGCTAG GTCCTTATGCACTCTGGTGTGTAAGTGGACTTACTGCCCCATAGACGGATGGGATTCCAGTTTCTGGACAGACATCGGCCTGGAGGACCTGCTGGAAAACAACCATTCCAAAATAG GCAGCCTGACCTGCTGTCCAGGGAGCCATGTGGGGGAGGGCCTCACCCAGGAGGCTGCAGCCGGTCTGGGGCTGGACAGGGGCACTGCCGTGGGGGCCTCCCTCATAGATGCCCACGCTGGAGGCTTAG GCGTGATTGGTGCAGATGTACGAGGTTTCCGTCTGCCATGTGAGGACCAGCCAATCACATCGCGCATGGCTGTGATCTGTGGAACGTCGTCCTGCCACATGGCG ATCAGCCAGCAGCCTTTGTTTGTCCCTGGGGTTTGGGGACCCTACCTGTCGGCAATGGTGCCCGAAATGTGGCTTAATGAGGGAGGCCAGAGTGCCACAGGAAGACTG ATTGATCATGTAGTGAAGGGCCATGTGGCCTACACCCAGCTAAAGGAGGAGGCAACAAAAAG GGGGGAGAATGTTTATGCCTACCTGAACTCACACCTGGGCTCCATGGCCAAGGACCAGTCCTCAGTGGACCTGCTGGCCTCCAGCCTGCATGTGTGGCCAGACTTTCATGGGAACCGGTCGCCCCTGGCAGACCCTACTCTGAGGGGCgcg CTTGGCACCAGACATGTCCTTGAGGCCATGAGGAAGGCAGGACATGACATCACAACCCTTTTCCTGTGTGGGGGGTTGAGTAAGAACCCTCTTTTTGTGCAGATTCATGCCAATGCTACAG GTTTGCCGGTGGTCCTTCCAGCCCAGACTGAAGCAGTGCTTGTGGGGGCAGCAATCTTAGGAGCCTGTGCCTCACAAGACTACAGTTCTATCCAA gaggccatggagaatatGGCTAAGGTGGGGAAAGTTATCCAGCCCTCCAGGGACATCCAGAG CTTCTACCAGAGGAAGATGAAGGTGTTCCTGCGTCTCTTTGCCCACCAGAGGGAGTACACAGCCCTCATGACGGAGTGA
- the LOC124472255 gene encoding myocilin-like → MWLLVAMCLTCLMLCSQGQDRASLQRSSASDGRCQYTFTVDSPAEASCPGVHGGPELQGIRSRLTLLEALVSRLVRGEGAEAEGGLQESCSPGEKNQLLQDKEQLDRQVQELQRRVDEMSLEAETLRQRPFHQPQASGGPLQELNQRTESASDNGSYQEMKAEVTEVPASRLIPESAQNFTGCGELVSVGEPVLHRKADGITGKYGVWLQDPEALVPPYTNKTVWRIDTVGKDVRQLFAYEDKEQFARGFPMKVLVLPEPVESTGATLYRGSFYYQRRRSRTLLRYDLAAESLAARLDLPHAGFHGQHPYSWGGYTDIDLAVDEQGLWAIYSTSKAKGAIVLSRLDPDSLEVRKTWETNIRKNTVANAFMVCGRLYTVASYTALNTTINHVFDTATGEGRAIAVPFRNRYRYNSMVDYNHAQRKLFSWDNFHMITYDVRLGKASSTSAL, encoded by the exons ATGTGGCTTCTGGTAGCCATGTGTCTGACCTGCCTGATGCTGTGCAGTCAGGGGCAGGATCGAGCCTCCCTGCAACGCTCCAGCGCCAGCGATGGCCGCTGCCAGTACACCTTCACAGTGGACAGTCCAGCAGAGGCCAGCTGCCCCGGGGTTCATGGGGGCCCGGAGCTGCAGGGCATCAGGTCCCGCCTCACCCTCCTGGAGGCCCTGGTGAGCAGgctggtgagaggagagggagccgAGGCTGAGGGGGGGCTCCAGGAGTCCTGCTCCCCGGGGGAGAAGAACCAGCTCCTGCAGGACAAGGAGCAGCTGGACAGGCAGGTGCAGGAGCTCCAGAGGAGGGTGGACGAGATGAGCCTGGAGGCTGAGACACTCAGACAGAGACCCttccaccagccacaggcctcTGGTGGCCCTCTGCAAGAACTCAACCAGAGAACAGAGAGTG CCTCTGACAATGGTTCCTATCAGGAGATGAAAGCTGAGGTGACCGAGGTCCCAGCATCCCGTCTGATTCCAGAATCAGCTCAGAACTTCACAG GCTGTGGAGAGTTGGTCTCGGTGGGAGAGCCTGTGCTGCACAGGAAGGCTGACGGCATCACAGGGAAGTACGGGGTGTGGCTGCAAGACCCCGAGGCCCTGGTCCCCCCATACACTAACAAGACCGTCTGGCGCATAGATACCGTAGGCAAGGACGTGCGGCAGCTGTTCGCCTATGAGGACAAGGAACAATTTGCCCGTGGATTCCCCATGAAGGTGCTGGTCCTACCGGAGCCCGTGGAGAGCACAGGGGCCACCCTGTACCGAGGCTCCTTTTACTACCAGCGCCGACGCAGCCGCACACTCCTCCGCTACGACCTGGCCGCCGAGAGCCTGGCAGCCCGCCTGGACCTGCCCCACGCCGGCTTCCATGGCCAGCACCCCTACTCCTGGGGGGGCTACACCGACATCGACCTGGCCGTGGACGAGCAGGGCCTGTGGGCCATCTACAGCACCAGCAAGGCCAAGGGAGCCATCGTGCTGTCCAGGCTGGACCCCGACAGCCTGGAGGTGAGGAAGACCTGGGAGACCAACATCAGGAAGAACACGGTGGCCAACGCCTTCATGGTGTGTGGCCGGCTGTACACGGTGGCCAGCTACACGGCACTCAACACCACCATCAACCACGTCTTCGACACGGCCACTGGGGAAGGTCGAGCCATCGCCGTGCCCTTCCGGAACCGCTACCGCTACAACAGCATGGTGGACTACAACCACGCCCAGAGGAAGCTGTTTTCATGGGACAACTTCCACATGATCACCTATGACGTGAGGCTGGGTAAGGCCAGCAGCACCAGTGCCCTCTAG
- the LOC124472276 gene encoding phospholipid phosphatase 6-like, with the protein MPSPKQRRNSSRSGSISGAAVNGKFEFATVTRYRVSECPSRRRSSSCTHVSSVAQTEDFSVSLNQSIFVITFRLFLAIDLWLSKRLGVCACEDSSWGSIRPLVRLVELSGHAIPWFIGTMYCLLRSETVTEQEMMLNLVLALLLDLALVRITKTLFHRRRPVQNRSDMFTTYFEERYSFPSGHATRAAMCARFLAAQLVGTAPMRALVLAWAAMVGLSRLLLARHYVTDVSFGLAMGYCQYSLVERLWVSWGCLQDLLLLLLGEGQAVV; encoded by the exons ATGCCGTCGCCCAAGCAAAGGAGGAATAGCAGTCGTAGTGGCAGTATCAGTGGGGCAGCTGTCAATGGAAAATTTGAGTTTGCTACAGTAACACGTTACCGGGTGTCAGAGTGCCCGTCCCGCCGCCGAAGCTCCAGTTGCACACATGTCTCCTCAGTAGCACAGACAGAGGATTTTTCTGTAAGCTTGAATCAGTCCATTTTTGTTATCACCTTCAGGTTGTTTTTAGCCATAGACTTGTGGCTGTCAAAGCGGCTGGGTGTGTGCGCCTGTGAGGACTCTTCATGGGGCAGCATACGACCCCTGGTGAGGCTGGTGGAGCTCTCTGGCCATGCCATTCCGTGGTTCATCGGCACCATGTATTGTTTACTCAGAAGCGAGACCGTCACAGAACAAGAAATGATGCTGAACCTTGTATTAG CTCTCCTACTGGATCTGGCTCTAGTCAGAATAACAAAGACCTTGTTCCACCGCCGGAGGCCTGTCCAGAACCGCTCTGACATGTTCACCACCTACTTTGAGGAGCGTTATTCCTTTCCCTCGGGCCACGCCACACGAGCTGCCATGTGTGCCCGCTTCCTGGCGGCGCAGCTGGTAGGCACAGCCCCCATGCGAGCGCTGGTGCTGGCCTGGGCTGCCATGGTGGGACTGTCCCGGCTGCTGCTCGCCAGGCACTACGTGACCGACGTGAGCTTTGGCCTGGCCATGGGCTACTGCCAGTACAGCTTAGTGGAGAGGCTGTGGGTGTCCTGGGGCTGCTTGCAAGACCTCCTGCTTCTGCTGCTGGGGGAGGGACAAGCCGTTGTGTAG
- the fggy gene encoding FGGY carbohydrate kinase domain-containing protein isoform X3, producing MVRLKPRQRNQSASGSPSQRVTQEVQRSQVRGIGFDATCSLVVLDQNFQPVAVNQDGEQERNVVLWMDHRSAEQASRITSYGHRVLRRVGGVMSPEMQPPKLLWLKENLRESCWKDAAHFFDLPDFLSWKATGSLARSLCTLVCKWTYCPIDGWDSSFWTDIGLEDLLENNHSKIGSLTCCPGSHVGEGLTQEAAAGLGLDRGTAVGASLIDAHAGGLGVIGADVRGFRLPCEDQPITSRMAVICGTSSCHMAISQQPLFVPGVWGPYLSAMVPEMWLNEGGQSATGRLIDHVVKGHVAYTQLKEEATKRGENVYAYLNSHLGSMAKDQSSVDLLASSLHVWPDFHGNRSPLADPTLRGAVVGLSLSQTLGDLALLYLATVQAIALGTRHVLEAMRKAGHDITTLFLCGGLSKNPLFVQIHANATGLPVVLPAQTEAVLVGAAILGACASQDYSSIQEAMENMAKVGKVIQPSRDIQSFYQRKMKVFLRLFAHQREYTALMTE from the exons ATGGTCAGGTTAAAACCACGGCAGAGGAACCAATCAGCATCTGGGAGCCCCTCTCAG AGAGTGACCCAAGAAGTCCAGAGAAGCCAGGTCAGAGGGATTGGTTTTGATGCCACCTGCTCTCTTGTGGTCCTGGACCAGAACTTCCAGCCTGTGGCCGTCAACCAAGATG GTGAGCAGGAAAGGAATGTGGTGCTGTGGATGGATCATCGCTCTGCAGAGCAGGCATCTCGCATAACCAGCTATGGCCACAGGGTcctgaggagggtgggaggggtcatgTCACCAGAGATGCAACCCCCGAAGCTGCTTTGGCTcaaagag AATCTGAGGGAGAGCTGCTGGAAGGATGCGGCGCACTTCTTCGACCTTCCTGACTTCTTATCTTGGAAGGCTACGGGATCTTTGGCTAG GTCCTTATGCACTCTGGTGTGTAAGTGGACTTACTGCCCCATAGACGGATGGGATTCCAGTTTCTGGACAGACATCGGCCTGGAGGACCTGCTGGAAAACAACCATTCCAAAATAG GCAGCCTGACCTGCTGTCCAGGGAGCCATGTGGGGGAGGGCCTCACCCAGGAGGCTGCAGCCGGTCTGGGGCTGGACAGGGGCACTGCCGTGGGGGCCTCCCTCATAGATGCCCACGCTGGAGGCTTAG GCGTGATTGGTGCAGATGTACGAGGTTTCCGTCTGCCATGTGAGGACCAGCCAATCACATCGCGCATGGCTGTGATCTGTGGAACGTCGTCCTGCCACATGGCG ATCAGCCAGCAGCCTTTGTTTGTCCCTGGGGTTTGGGGACCCTACCTGTCGGCAATGGTGCCCGAAATGTGGCTTAATGAGGGAGGCCAGAGTGCCACAGGAAGACTG ATTGATCATGTAGTGAAGGGCCATGTGGCCTACACCCAGCTAAAGGAGGAGGCAACAAAAAG GGGGGAGAATGTTTATGCCTACCTGAACTCACACCTGGGCTCCATGGCCAAGGACCAGTCCTCAGTGGACCTGCTGGCCTCCAGCCTGCATGTGTGGCCAGACTTTCATGGGAACCGGTCGCCCCTGGCAGACCCTACTCTGAGGGGCgcg GTGGTGGGGCTGTCGCTGTCCCAAACCCTGGGTGACCTAGCCTTGCTGTATCTTGCTACTGTACAAGCCATTGCT CTTGGCACCAGACATGTCCTTGAGGCCATGAGGAAGGCAGGACATGACATCACAACCCTTTTCCTGTGTGGGGGGTTGAGTAAGAACCCTCTTTTTGTGCAGATTCATGCCAATGCTACAG GTTTGCCGGTGGTCCTTCCAGCCCAGACTGAAGCAGTGCTTGTGGGGGCAGCAATCTTAGGAGCCTGTGCCTCACAAGACTACAGTTCTATCCAA gaggccatggagaatatGGCTAAGGTGGGGAAAGTTATCCAGCCCTCCAGGGACATCCAGAG CTTCTACCAGAGGAAGATGAAGGTGTTCCTGCGTCTCTTTGCCCACCAGAGGGAGTACACAGCCCTCATGACGGAGTGA